The Pongo pygmaeus isolate AG05252 chromosome 20, NHGRI_mPonPyg2-v2.0_pri, whole genome shotgun sequence sequence ctcattcttcctggaggCAAGACAAGAATtcaggcaaaggcaccactggccacagagctTTCCAGACAGAAAAGTGAAACCCTAAAAATCccataacaataacacaatgtaTTCCCCACATGTTTGTGATGATGCTTGTGTAAAtgaacctactgcactgccagttaCATAATCTGTAGCACATATAATTCTAGGTAGTATGTAATGCTTGACAGTGATCATAAATGACCATGTTAgtgatttatgtatttactatactattaatcattattttagagtgttgtccttctatttttttattgttttttaattaattttttattatactttaagttttagggtacatgtgcacaatgtgcaggtttgttacatatatatacatgtgccatgttggtgtgctgcaaccattaactcatcatttactttaggtatatctcctaatgctattcctcccccctcccccatcccatgacaggccccagtgtgtgctgttccccatcttgtgtccaagtgttctcattgttcaatttccacctatgagtgagaacatgcggtgtttggttttccgtccttgcaatagtttgctcagaatgatggtttccagcttcatccatgtccctacaaaggacatgaactcatccttttttatggctgcacagtatttcatggtgtatatgtgccacattttcttaatccagtctatcattgatgtcgtccttctatttttatattttaaaaaattaactggaaacagcctcaggcaggtcctttagGAGGTATTTTGGAAGAAAGCATTGTTATGatagatgacagctccatgaaTGGCATtgagaccttccagtgggacaagatgtggaggtgggagATGTATtcatgatcctgaccctgtgtatgCCTGGGCTAACGTGTGTTCGTGTCTTCATTTTTTggtgcttttttatttatttattttttttttgtagggactgTGTCTCACTGTGTGgaccaggcaggtctcaaactcctggccagaAGTAAATCTCTTCCTCGTtttccaaaagtactgggattacaggcgtgaaccacagctCCTGGCTATGTGTCATAgtttttaacagaagaaaaattttaactaaaaaaaaatcttaatagaaaaaagttatagaataggatagaaagaaagaaaataacttttgtaACAGCTGTACAatctgtgttttaagctaagtgttatcaCAAAACAGTcaaaagccttttttaaaaagtgaaaatgttacagtaagcAAGGTTAATTGAtccttgaaaacagaaaaatattttttataaatttagtgtagcctaagtgtacagtgtttctaAAGTCTTATAATgatgtacagtaatgtcctaggccttcacattcatcCCCTACTCAATGACTCACCCAGatcaacttccagtcctgcaagctccattcatggtaagtaccCTAAACAGGTGGACCTTCTTTTGTCTTTTAGACTGTACCTTCAAACTATATTttaactgtaccttttctatgtttagataacAAATACCATTGCACTCCTATTGCCTAGAGTATTCAGCACAGTGACACGCTGTgtgggtttgtagcctaggagcagtaggtCATAGAGTACAACCTAGGTGTGTAGTGGGCTCTACTATCAAGTTAGTCTtgattcctctttcttttttatttttatttttgtgttttgttttgttttgtttgttttgttttgcttttgagacggagtcttgctttgtcaccaggcttgtagtgcagcggcgccatctcggctcactgcaacctccacctcccaagttcaagtgattctcctgcctcagccccccaagtagctgggattacaggtgtccgccaccacacttgggtaatttttttgtatttttagtagagatagggtttcaacatattggccagcatgatctcagtctcttgacctcatgatctgcccacctcggcctcccaaagtactgggattacaggcgtgagccactgctccggGCCTGATTCCTTTCAATATCGTTACCTTCTCTGTGATCTCACGTGTTTTGAGTACTATAAAGGAAAGTCTTTGTAGCAATCGGACTCAGCTATTCTCTTCCAAATTAAACATATGCAAGTCATCAAGACAGtgagctttgttctctttgcagTCCAAAGTCCTTTGCAGAATGTAGTGTTATTGATTTCAACTAGCAAGACATTGGGTAATTACATCGCCAAAACCATGTATCAGTTGATAGAAATTTGCTATTAAGTGTGCAAAGTCATTGATCATGTCAAAGGAAAATTACATCACATGGGGTCAGGCTggcaaggaagactttattcaagacaATTGCAATAAGGGTCAAGACTATTGCCTTAGGGAGGCCAGGcgatgtggctcacacctgtaatcccagcactttgggaggccgaggcagatggatcacgaggtcaagagatcgagaccattctggccaacatggtgaaaccccgtctctactaaaaatacaaaaattagctgggcatggtggcagatgcctgtagtcccagctactcaggaggccaaggcaggagaatcacttgaacccatgaggcagaggttgcagtgagccaagattgcgccactgcactctagctcaGCAACAGAGGgatattccatctcaaaaaaaaaaaaaaaaaaaagactattgcattagggaaaagagattgaactcaactccactgaAACAAAAATGAGAGGATTTTCAAATGCTGGAGTGAGCTAATGGAAAAGTCCAGGAAGTCATTAGGGAGGAGGTTGTCCAGTGTGATTTGGCCATGTGTGTTCACTAAGAAGCCTCCTACCCTCCCGAAGAAGCTGAAAGATAGGGatgttgtttttattaataattacatttcaaagggatggcacccaggtccttgagaaaggcATTCCTGGGTTATAAAACTGGGATGTggcagggcatgatggctcacacctgtaaccccagtactttgggaggccaaagtgggatgATCATTTGAGccaaggaattcaagaccagcctgggcaatgcagcaagaccccatctctaccaggaaaaaaaaattagccaggcatggtggcctgtatgcctgtaatcccagctgcttgggagtctgaggcaagaggatcacttgagcctaggagttcgaggctgcaatgagctatgatcacaccactgcactccagcctaggtgacagagtgagagacagtctcataaaaaaaaaaaagcatgagacTTAAAAATGATTTATCTCCCTTTCAAGGGAGCAGATAATTTGCAATCACAAGTTTTTTAAAGTAAACGCTCTAAAAAAAAAGGTCAGGGCTCTGTAGTCAGGAAGAAACCTAGCTCGTTTTACAAAGCTGAGGAAAACATTAAAGCCATCTTAGTCCATTGAAAATCAgaattttcaaaactgttgttCCAACTCTTGGATATTTAAACATAGCACTGTTAACTGTCATAGTAAAACAGAGGTGTTCTTGTTGTTGTcattgtcgttgttgttgttgttttgagatgaagtctcactctgttgtccaggctggggtgcagtggcgcaatctcactgCATTGGATGATGATTTGCAGCATCATCCAAAGACACATATCCGATTTCTTCTTGGGACATCCCTGCATAATCTCTCCTTACACCAAGGtattcactgcaacccccgcctcccaggttcaagcaattctcctgcctcagcctcccgagcagctggaactataggtgcaagctaccacacccagctaacttttgtatttttagtagagacggggtttcaccatattgaccagcctagtcttgaactcctgacttcaagtgatctgcctgcctcagcctcccaaagtgctgggattataggcgtgagccaccgcgcccagcctaaaactgaggttttatattgttttttactTGTATCTTGAGTTCCAAGCTCAAATGGCAACATTAAAAGTGAGGGGCAAGGTAGGCTATCAGGCAGCAAGTCTAAAATGGTAAATAGGGTCCATGACCCACAGGGATTTGTGATGATGGCAACAGATTGTAGGTGAGCAGACATCAAATGTATTGTTTGACCTACATATGCAAAAATATCATGATCAAATCAGCAGAAGTCAGATGTCAGCTGCCACCGTTGAAAATCATGATTCTTCTActaggttttcttgttttttaatgacCACTGCACACTTAATCTTTAAATATGTacattaggccaggcgcggtggcttatgcctgtaatcccagcactttgggaggccgaggcgggcagatcatgacgtcaaaagatggagaccatcctggccaacatggtgaaaccccgtctctactaaaaatacaaaaattagctgggcgtggtggtgggcacctgtagtcccagctactcggggggctgaggcaggaaaataacttgaacccaggaggcagaagttgcagtgagccaagatcacgccactgcactccagcctggcgacagagtaagattccatctcaaaaaaaaagaaaaatgtacattaaatatcacatttgggttttatttaaaaacttcattTTTGTGCCTTGCctcataatacatatttatagttTAAGTGTGGTTTCTATTGTAAAATGACATAACTTTCTTAAGGACCACATGGTGTAATAGCAAATTGAACTTGACTTCTACCAGTTTTCATACTCAAGCCTGTTTTCAGATTTAAGGCATAGAAATTGAAGAGGTGCTGGGCTCATCTTTGGATGTCAATATGTGGCCTCTAAATAGGCATATTCCTCGAGGACCACATGGTGGCAAGTTGATTACATCAGACACCTTCCACCCTAGGGTAGGCAGTGATTCATCTTTACTgagatgaatatttatttatgtacttatgtTTGCCTTTCGTGCCCACAGTGCCTTGGCAAACAGCATCATCCAAAGACATATTATCCAATTTCTTGTTGGAATATCCCTCCATAATCTCACCTTACACCAAGGTACTTGTTTTATGGTGGAGGAGatattaaaatgaacatttagGAAGAGATCCAGTAGTCCTAATGGATTTGCAGCATCTGAAGCTGCTCAGCACTTTATACCTAGATTCTGGCAACTCTGTGATTCAGTTCTTACTCTCCTGAATCATAAGCCAGTGCTCACTGCTGGCACCATATTTGAAGATGTGTCTACATTCAGCCAGGTGCTGTTACTGTCTAAACTCCTGTTTTGGGCCTCTGTGAATTCACCTGCAAAATTAGGCAACTAGACAAAACACAGCACGATCAGACCTAAAATTCTGGGCAGATGCTTTGTCTGTTTCTGGtgatacattttcctttttctttctttttttttttttgagatggtgttttgttcttgtagcccaggctggtatgcagtggtgtgatctcagctcaccacaacctctgcctcccaggttcaagcgattctcctgcctcagcctcctgagtagctgagattacaggtgcgggccaccacgcccagctaattttgtattttcagtagagacggggtttcgccatgttggtcaggctggtctcaaactcctaacctcaggtgatccacccaccttggcctcccaaattgctgggattacaggtgggagccaccgcacccagccttttttttttttttttagcagagtctctttctgtctctgaggctagagtgcaatggtgtgatcacggctcactataggctcaaactcttgggctcaagcgatcttcctgcctcagcctcccaagtgtctgggactaTAGGTGAACACTACAatagctggcttttttttttttttttttttgagactcctgacctcaggtgatccactcacctcgacctcccaaattgctgggattacaggtgtgagccaccaagcccggcttattttatttatttatttattttgtaaagaaagggtctccctattttctttattttagaggCTATCAAAGCTTATTTTAGAAATGTACCAAACAAACATATGGAGAAATGTTCAACCTCACtaataaggaaataaattatttatccaTCAGTCTATTTTAAGTTTGAACATATAACATGATCTGATAACATTCTAAGATTGCAGATTTAACTCTATGGGGCAAGAATTTATTTTCACTTCTGTATCCCAGGCACCTAGAACAGCCTGGCACACTATAAAGTCCAATAAATACTGTCAAACGGTCATTGagaaaggtttaaaaaaagatTGTCGAATGAACTTGATAAGAGCTAGCAATGGTTAATGGCAAAATGAACTATTTCATAACTTTTATCCAACAATGTCTGAGTTGAGTACTTGAACTTGTTGTATTAACCCTCAGGAATCAACAGAAACAAATCTACAAACACCAAGCTGAGGTGCAGTCGTGGAAAATGTAAAAGGAGGAGATGAAAGGGTAGAACTGAAGGATAACAGAGAAGTCTCTTTGTATAAGACTCATACAAAGTACTCACAGTACTCACAAATTAATGTTGACCAAagacagagaaacacagaaacaaattCCATGAGATTAAgaggcagaatttctttttttgagacattttactatctttgttgcccagactggtcttgaacttctggtctcaagtgatcttcctgtctcagcctcccaaagcactgggaatacaggtgtgagccactgcgcctacaggtgtgagccactgcgcctggcctacaggCAGAATTTCTttagttgctgttgtttttgagacagagtctggctctattgcccaggctagagtgcagtggcatgatctcgactcactgaagcctcagcctcctggactcaagagatcctcccacctcagcctcctgagtagctgggaccacaggtacacaccaccatgcctggctaatttttatattttttttgtagagacagggtcttgctatgttgcccaggctggtccagaaTTTCTTTAGCTCACTGCTGCTACCTCTGCCAACTCAGAAGCCCAGGACCAATGTCCCCGTCATTGAGCATGCAGCATTCTCCGAAGCAGTGTCTCTAGGGTCCTCTTGATGTCCCTGTTCCGCAAGCAATAGATGAAGGGGTTCAGCATGGGGGTGACCACAGTGTACATGACCAaggccaccatgccccgccaggAAGAGGATGATGCATTGGAACTAAGATACACACCAAGACCTATCCCATAGAATAAAGAAACCACAGACAGATGAGATCCACAGGTAGAAAAGGCTTTGTGTTTCCCATCTGTGGATGAGATTCTCAGGATGGAGGAGACAATTTGGGTGTAGGAGAAAAGGATCCCTGAGAAGGGTACAAAGCCCAGAAGGCCGGTCACCACATACAGCAGGATGTAATTGACATGTGTGTCTGAGCAGGCAAGCATGAGGACCTGAGCAAGCTCACAGTAAAAGTGCTGAGTGACCCAACTGGTGCAGAAGGACACCCGCAGCATCAACAGACTCTGGATCAGGGAGTATGACAAGCTGAGGAACCAGGACACAAGAACCAGCAGGCCACAGAGACAGGGGTTCATGATGACATGGTAGTACAGGGGGTGACAGATGGCCACATACCGGTCGTAGGCCATCACGGTGAGGAGAAATGTGTCCATGACTCCAAAAACCATGAAAAAATACATCTGGGCGATGCAGCCTGCATAGCTGATGGCATTGCTCTGCGCCTGGATGTTCACCAGCATCTTGGGGACTGTGGTGGAGGTGAAACCGATGTCAGCCAAGGACAgattggagaggaagaagtacatgggggtgtggaggtgggagtgAGAGCTGACGGCCAGGATGATGAGCAGGTTCCCCAGCACGGTGACCAGGTACATGGACAGAAACAGTGCAAAGAGCATCTGTTGATCCTCTAGGTGTTGGGAAAATGCCAGGAGTAAAAATTCTGAAACCCTTGTTTGATTTCCCAAGTCCATGTTGCTGACACATCAGCTAGACAGTTAAGTAAGGGAAGAAACATGAAATAGATGCTGAACAGTCTCCAAAATCtctctgcttttttatttcttgaggtGAATAATTGGATACAAAAGCTTTAAAATTGCAAAACTTAGGAATCCTACATTCTGTCATCTGTTATAGGCAACATTTCATGATGTTGACTAACCCCTGTTCATTGGCCTCTCAGAGGCTCACCCATTCCCTTTTTCTCTGCTTTAGAATCATCAAATCTACCAAGAGCAACTTTAGACCTTAAAGATAAAATGGTCCACACCTGCTTTAACACACATAAAGCCCAGTGAACCTAAGAAAAGGTCAGGGTCATCTTCCTTGTCTAAGATACAACTAAGACTGAAGAAGGTCAGGCAATTATGTCTGAGCAGTGAGAAAATATGAAAGCAGAGATAATAGCTAGGCAAAATATTGCAAGATGAGTGGATTTAGGTTttcaaggaaggaaagagggaggaagggagggagggaaggagggatgaaggaaggaaggaagggttaCTCTTTGCCTTAAGTCCCACTTGGAGTTGTGGTGGCAGCCAAATTCTGATTCAAATAGGTCAT is a genomic window containing:
- the LOC129019298 gene encoding olfactory receptor 7D4-like; translation: MDLGNQTRVSEFLLLAFSQHLEDQQMLFALFLSMYLVTVLGNLLIILAVSSHSHLHTPMYFFLSNLSLADIGFTSTTVPKMLVNIQAQSNAISYAGCIAQMYFFMVFGVMDTFLLTVMAYDRYVAICHPLYYHVIMNPCLCGLLVLVSWFLSLSYSLIQSLLMLRVSFCTSWVTQHFYCELAQVLMLACSDTHVNYILLYVVTGLLGFVPFSGILFSYTQIVSSILRISSTDGKHKAFSTCGSHLSVVSLFYGIGLGVYLSSNASSSSWRGMVALVMYTVVTPMLNPFIYCLRNRDIKRTLETLLRRMLHAQ